In Engraulis encrasicolus isolate BLACKSEA-1 chromosome 15, IST_EnEncr_1.0, whole genome shotgun sequence, the following proteins share a genomic window:
- the LOC134464725 gene encoding uncharacterized protein LOC134464725 has translation MANSTCACSDLANANERLAKANMTIETLRSDIRRLQCEVVIKSHNTTLKHQTSNTSANLTTLSFFPSHSKHQPKSPPNPPCSTPARRSWTEVPKPLPQRVRPRSRRTLATPRQITRELPAHSEPRRPSTVLIGSSMVRHVTLRNAQTWCLPGALVADVQSNVPDALSQYPTATTLIVHAGSNDIRLQQSKKLESDFLSLINTLRSTGKKYAISGPIPSVCFSAFQFSRIRQLHVWLMRHCRQEAIPYVDNFSAFWNRRNLFARDGRHLNRSGARLLATNLELTLEAHRSLD, from the exons atggccaactctacctgcgcctgcagtgatctagctaatgctaatgaaagactagccaaagccaacatgacgattgaaacacttagaagtgacattcgccggctacaatgcgaggtagtcataaaatcccataacaccacgttgaaacaccaaaccagtaatactagcgccaacctaactacactatcttttttccccagccacagcaaacaccagccgaagtcccccccgaatccaccgtgctccactcccgcgcgtcgtagctggacggag gtgcccaagcctctaccacaaagagtgcgacccagaagccgccggaccctcgctacccccaggcaaatcacccgagagctgcctgcccattcagaaccccggcgaccatcaacagtcctcataggatcttcgatggttcgccacgtaaccctacgaaacgcccagacgtggtgcctacctggagctctcgtagccgatgtccagtcgaatgtgccggacgcgctgtcacagtatcctactgccacaactctcatcgtccacgcaggctccaatgacatccggctgcagcagtctaaaaaacttgagtccgatttcctctctcttattaatacccttcgcagcactggaaaaaaatacgctatctcaggccccatcccctctgtttgtttctctgccttccagttctcccgaatccgccaactgcacgtctggctgatgagacactgccgccaagaagccattccctacgttgacaacttctccgctttctggaaccgacgaaacctcttcgcacgagacggaaggcacttaaacagatctggcgctcgtctcctcgcgaccaacttagagctgaccctcgaagcccatcggtccttggattga